In one Silene latifolia isolate original U9 population chromosome 10, ASM4854445v1, whole genome shotgun sequence genomic region, the following are encoded:
- the LOC141608421 gene encoding 2-alkenal reductase (NADP(+)-dependent)-like: MTYPPIVVSAASGAVGQLVGQFAKQAGCYVVGSAGTQEKVDLLKNKFGFDEAFNYKEEEDLDATLRRYFPEGIDIYFENVGGKMLDSVLVNMRDHGRIPLCGLISLYNLVEGEGVHNLFQVVTKRIRMEGFLVFDNFHLYEKYMEMILPHIKEGKITYVEDIVEGLESAPAALIGLFSGNNVGKKLVLVSRE, from the exons atgacatatcc accaattgttgtaTCGGCTGCATCCGGGGCAGTCGGTCAACTTGTTGGACAATTTGCTAAACAGGCTGGTTGCTATGTTGTGGGAAGCGCAGGTACCCAAGAAAAG GTTGATCTATTGAAAAACAAATTTGGATTTGACGAGGCTTTCAATTACAAAGAAGAGGAAGATTTGGATGCGACATTAAGAAG GTATTTCCCTGAGGGTATTGACATTTATTTTGAGAATGTTGGAGGGAAGATGCTTGATTCTGTTTTGGTGAATATGAGAGATCACGGCCGCATTCCTCTGTGCGGATTGATCTCACTATATAATCTCGTCGAGGGTGAGGGTGTCCACAATCTATTTCAAGTGGTTACGAAACGGATTCGCATGGAAGGATTCTTGGTTTTCGATAACTTTCATCTTTATGAGAAGTACATGGAAATGATCTTGCCACACATTAAGGAGGGCAAAATTACTTATGTGGAAGACATTGTGGAAGGTTTAGAAAGTGCACCAGCTGCTTTGATTGGTCTTTTTTCTGGGAATAATGTTGGAAAAAAACTTGTTCTTGTTTCTCGTGAGTGA
- the LOC141606182 gene encoding 2-alkenal reductase (NADP(+)-dependent)-like: MAAEQQVRNKQVVLKNHVVGFPKESDLEIKDSTISLKLPEDANDSSILLKNLYLSCDPYMRSRMSTHDPAAYAAAFAPGSPITGYGVSEVVESSHPKFKTGDLVWGFTGWEEYSLLTSPHQSQGLFKIQHTDVPLSYYTGILGMTGMTAYAGFYEVGSPKEGENVYVSAASGAVGQLVGQFAKLAGCYVVGSAGSKEKVDLLTNKFGYDAAFNYKEEKDLDAALKRYFPEGIDIYYENVGGKMLDAVLLNMRLNGRIPACGMISQYNLTESDGIRNLSSVVTKGLRMQGFIVTHYYHLYEKFLDLIIPHIKDGKISYVEDVAQGLESAPSALIGLFSGKNVGKQVIAVAHK, from the exons ATGGCTGCAGAACAACAAGTGAGGAACAAGCAAGTAGTGTTGAAGAACCACGTTGTCGGGTTTCCGAAAGAATCCGATTTGGAGATTAAAGATTCCACAATTAGCCTCAAACTTCCTGAAGATGCCAACGATTCTAGCATTCTTCTTAAGAATCTCTACTTGTCTTGTGACCCCTACATGAGAAGTCGTATGAGTACGCATGATCCTGCCGCTTATGCCGCGGCTTTTGCCCCTGGATCG CCAATTACAGGTTATGGAGTGTCCGAAGTTGTGGAATCGAGTCATCCGAAGTTCAAGACAGGCGACCTAGTATGGGGATTTACGGGTTGGGAAGAGTACTCTCTTCTAACATCACCACATCAATCACAAGGTTTATTTAAAATCCAACATACTGACGTTCCTCTGTCTTACTACACCGGGATTCTTG GCATGACTGGTATGACAGCCTATGCGGGTTTTTATGAGGTTGGGTCCCCTAAAGAGGGAGAAAATGTATATGTCTCTGCTGCATCCGGGGCAGTTGGCCAGCTTGTTGGACAATTTGCGAAATTAGCTGGTTGTTATGTCGTTGGAAGCGCAGGTAGCAAAGAGAAG GTTGATCTATTGAcaaataaatttggatatgacGCGGCCTTCAACTACAAGGAAGAGAAAGATTTGGACGCCGCATTAAAAAG GTATTTTCCTGAAGGAATCGACATTTACTACGAGAATGTTGGAGGAAAGATGCTTGATGCTGTTCTACTTAATATGAGGCTGAATGGTCGTATTCCAGCATGTGGAATGATATCACAATATAATCTAACGGAGTCTGATGGTATCCGCAATCTATCCAGCGTGGTCACTAAAGGACTTCGTATGCAAGGTTTTATCGTTACCCATTACTATCATCTATATGAAAAGTTCCTAGACTTGATAATACCACACATCAAGGATGGGAAGATTTCATATGTGGAAGACGTTGCTCAAGGTTTAGAAAGTGCTCCCTCGGCTTTGATTGGTCTTTTCTCTGGCAAAAATGTCGGCAAACAAGTTATCGCTGTTGCTCACAAGTAA